In Camelus dromedarius isolate mCamDro1 chromosome 24, mCamDro1.pat, whole genome shotgun sequence, one genomic interval encodes:
- the SSTR5 gene encoding somatostatin receptor type 5, with the protein MEPLFPASLPTSWNTSSAATSSGSSENGTLVGPAPSPGARAVVVPVLYLLVCTVGLGGNALVIYVVLRHAKMKTVTNIYILNLAVADVLLMLGLPFLATQNAISYWPFGPVLCRLVMTLDGINQFTSIFCLTVMSVDRYLAVVHPIRSARWRRPRVAKLASAAVWTFSLVMSLPLVVFADIQEGWNTCNLSWPEPVGLWGAVFIIYTSVLGFFGPLLVICLCYLLIVVKLKASGVRVGSTRRRSERKVTRMVVVVVLVFVGCWLPFFIVNIVNLAFVLPEEPASAGAYFFVVVLSYANSCANPLLYGFLSDNFRQSFRKVLCLRKGYGTEDVEATEPLPGHSGRPQEATLPARSCEANGLMQTSKL; encoded by the coding sequence ATGGAACCTCTGTTCCCggcctccctgcccaccagcTGGAACACCTCCTCGGCAGCCACCAGCAGCGGCAGCAGTGAGAACGGGACGCTGGTGGGGCCAGCGCCCTCACCGGGTGCCCGGGCAGTGGTGGTGCCCGTGCTCTACCTGCTGGTATGCACGGTGGGGCTGGGCGGCAATGCACTGGTCATCTACGTGGTGCTGCGCCACGCCAAGATGAAGACGGTCACCAACATCTACATCCTCAACCTGGCCGTGGCTGATGTGCTCCTTATGCTGGGGCTGCCCTTCCTGGCCACACAGAACGCCATCTCCTACTGGCCCTTTGGCCCTGTGCTGTGCCGCCTGGTCATGACTCTGGATGGCATCAACCAGTTCACAAGCATCTTCTGCCTGACCGTCATGAGCGTGGACCGCTACCTGGCCGTCGTCCACCCCATCCGCTCTGCCCGCTGGCGCCGCCCCCGGGTGGCCAAGCTGGCCAGTGCCGCGGTCTGGACCTTCTCGCTGGTCATGTCGCTGCCGCTGGTGGTCTTCGCGGACATCCAGGAGGGCTGGAACACCTGCAACCTCAGCTGGCCGGAGCCCGTGGGCCTGTGGGGCGCCGTCTTCATCATCTACACGTCTGTGCTGGGCTTCTTTGGGCCGCTGCTGGTCATCTGCCTCTGCTACCTGCTCATCGTGGTGAAGCTGAAGGCGTCAGGTGTGCGCGTGGGCTCCACGCGGCGGCGCTCGGAGCGCAAGGTGACAcgcatggtggtggtggtggtgctggtgttCGTGGGCTGCTGGCTACCCTTCTTCATTGTCAACATTGTCAACCTGGCCTTCGTGCTGCCCGAGGAGCCCGCCTCTGCTGGTGCCTACTTCTTCGTGGTTGTGTTGTCCTATGCCAACAGCTGCGCCAACCCCCTGCTCTATGGCTTCCTCTCTGACAACTTCCGTCAGAGCTTCCGGAAGGTTCTGTGCCTCCGCAAGGGCTACGGCACAGAGGATGTGGAGGCCACTGAGCCGCTGCCTGGCCACAGTGGCCGGCCACAGGAGGCCACGCTGCCTGCACGCAGCTGCGAGGCCAACGGGCTCATGCAGACCAGCAAACTGTGA
- the C1QTNF8 gene encoding complement C1q tumor necrosis factor-related protein 8: MQLSGPNGPSPPRQLPGLPTVSHRQGSTAGAFPTCPLRSLSSCPIFSLPSCPLYQTLAQMAAPALLLLLVLPAGAWPGLGLPRRPCVHCCRPAWPPAAPGSFAHRSDGDEWVRLPRVQPTINISILKGEKGEAGVRGRSGRSGKEGPPGSQGLQGRKGQKGQVGPPGTPCQRAYAAFSVGRREGLHSSDALQAVPFDTELVNLDGAFDLASGRFLCTVPGVYFLSLNVHTWNYKETYLHIMCNRQATAVLYAQPSERSVMQTQSLLLSLATGDTVWVRMFQRDRDNAIYGEHGDLYITFSGHLVKPDAEL; this comes from the exons ATGCAGCTCTCTGGTCCCAATGGTCCATCCCCACCCAGGCAGCTCCCTGGTCTCCCTACTGTCTCTCACAGACAAGGCAGCACAGCTGGGGCATTTCCTACATGCCCCCTCCGCTCCCTGTCTTCCTGTcccattttctccctcccctcctgtcccctttACCAGACTCTGGCCCAGAtggcagcccctgccctcctgctcctcctggtgCTGCCTGCAGGGGCCTGGCCGGGCCTGGGGCTGCCCCGCCGGCCGTGTGTGCACTGCTGccgcccagcctggcccccagctgctCCCGGCTCGTTTGCCCACAGGAGTGATGGAGACGAGTGGGTGCGCCTGCCCCGAGTGCAGCCGACCATCAACATCTCAATCCTCAAAG GTGAGAAGGGCGAGGCAGGGGTCAGAGGTCGCTCAGGCAGGAGCGGGAAGGAGGGCCCGCCAGGCTCCCAGGGCCTCCAGGGCCGCAAGGGCCAGAAGGGGCAGGTGGGGCCACCAGGCACCCCATGCCAGCGCGCCTACGCAGCCTTCTCGGTGGGCCGGCGGGAGGGGCTGCATAGCTCCGACGCCCTCCAGGCTGTGCCTTTTGACACGGAGTTGGTGAACCTGGATGGTGCCTTTGACCTGGCCTCCGGCCGCTTCCTCTGCACTGTGCCTGGTGTCTACTTCCTGAGCCTCAATGTGCACACCTGGAATTATAAGGAGACGTACCTGCACATCATGTGCAACCGGCAGGCCACGGCTGTGCTGTACGCGCAGCCCAGCGAGCGCAGCGTGATGCAGACCCAGAGCCTGCTGCTGTCGCTGGCCACTGGCGACACTGTCTGGGTGCGCATGTTCCAGCGGGACCGCGACAACGCCATCTACGGTGAGCATGGCGACCTCTACATCACCTTCAGCGGCCACCTGGTCAAGCCAGATGCTGAACTCTAG
- the TEKT4 gene encoding tektin-4, translating to MAQTDVLLTKEPTPQTMPACQLPRKLYDVARNTGAHTSSGLATAGFRTAKYLVDEWFQNCYARYHQAFTDRDQSERQRHESQQLAAETEALAQRTQKDSTRKVGERLQDMHYWKSELQLQVGELVAETDLLLAQKQRLERALDATAVPFSIATDNLQCRERRQHPDLVRDCVEMELLKEAELIRNIQELLKRTIMQAVNQIRLNREHKETCEMDWSDKVEAYNIDDTCCRYHNQSTEVQLYPHSATFEESASTPETWAKFTQDNLYRAERERLASVNLRELINCILQDTAEDLRLQCDAVNLAFGRCCEELEDARHKLEQHLRKTLQEITDQEHNVAELKQAIRDKEAPLKVSQTRLYQRSQRPNVELCRDSAQFRLVSEVEELNLSLATLREKLLEAEQSLRNLEDTRMSLEKDIAIKTNSLFIDRQKCMTHRARYPTVLQLAGYQ from the exons ATGGCACAAACGGATGTACTCCTGACGAAGGAGCCCACCCCGCAGACGATGCCGGCATGCCAGCTGCCACGCAAGCTGTACGATGTGGCCCGAAATACAGGCGCCCATACGTCCTCGGGCCTGGCCACCGCCGGCTTCCGCACGGCCAAGTACCTGGTGGATGAGTGGTTCCAGAACTGCTATGCCCGCTACCACCAGGCCTTCACTGACCGCGACCAGTCAGAGAGGCAGCGCCACGAAAGCCAGCAGCTGGCAGCCGAGACAGAAGCGCTGGCACAGCGCACACAGAAGGACTCCACGAGGAAGGTGGGCGAACGCCTGCAGGACATGCACTACTGGAAGTCGGAGCTGCAGCTCCAGGTGGGAGAGCTGGTTGCAGAGACTGACTTGCTGCTGGCCCAGAAGCAGCGGCTGGAGCGTGCCCTGGATGCCACGGCTGTGCCGTTCTCCATCGCCACCGACAACCTGCAATGCCGGGAGCGCCGCCAGCACCCCGACCTCGTGCGCGACTGCGTGGAGATGGAGCTGCTGAAG GAGGCCGAGCTCATCCGGAACATTCAGGAGCTCCTGAAGAGGACCATCATGCAGGCAGTGAACCAGATTCG GCTCAACAGGGAGCACAAGGAAACCTGCGAGATGGACTGGTCTGACAAGGTGGAGGCCTACAACATCGATGATACCTGCTGCCGCTACCACAACCAAAGCACGGAGGTGCAGCTCTACCCGCACTCGGCCACATTCGAGGAGAG TGCCTCCACGCCTGAGACCTGGGCCAAGTTCACCCAGGACAACCTGTACCGCGCAGAGCGGGAACGTCTGGCCTCAGTCAACCTGCGGGAGCTCATCAACTGCATCCTGCAGGACACGGCCGAGGACCTGCGGCTACAGTGTGACGCCGTGAACCTGGCCTTCGGGCGCTGCTGTGAGGAGCTGGAGGATGCGCGCCACAAGCTGGAGCAGCATCTACGAAAG ACACTGCAGGAGATCACGGACCAGGAGCACAACGTTGCAGAGCTGAAGCAGGCCATCAGGGACAAGGAGGCACCTCTGAAGGTGTCCCAGACCCGCCTGTACCAGCGTTCACAGCGGCCCAACGTGGAGCTGTGCCGAGACTCTGCCCAGTTTAG GCTGGTGAGTGAGGTGGAGGAGCTGAACTTGTCCCTGGCGACACTGAGAGAGAAGCTTCTGGAAGCGGAGCAGTCCCTGCGCAACCTGGAGGACACGCGTATGAGCCTGGAGAAGGACATTGCCATCAAGACCAACAGCCTCTTCATCGACCGCCAGAAGTGCATGACTCACCGTGCCCGCTACCCCACCGTCCTCCAGCTGGCTGGCTACCAGTGA